A window of Elusimicrobiota bacterium contains these coding sequences:
- a CDS encoding nitroreductase family protein, giving the protein MSSISSDKFIEILKTRRSVREFLPDPIPEADIEKMIEAASFAPSGSNLQNWYFIVITSDTLKKIVFEAVLKQVDENAKNINSSRARKEYISYSEYFKFFVQAPAVIAVVKKPYETLSIRIMKRYNIPFKSNSDIQGVSAAVQNLLLMAHVLGYGACWMTGPLIAREKIEDILKIDKENELAAFIPVGKYKKSPAATPRKNIKEIYSFVR; this is encoded by the coding sequence ATGAGTAGCATTTCTAGCGATAAATTTATTGAGATTTTAAAAACAAGAAGAAGCGTTCGAGAGTTTCTGCCTGATCCAATACCCGAAGCAGATATTGAAAAAATGATAGAAGCTGCTTCATTTGCCCCTTCAGGAAGCAATCTCCAGAATTGGTATTTCATAGTTATAACTTCAGATACTCTTAAGAAAATAGTATTTGAAGCAGTCCTTAAGCAAGTTGATGAAAACGCGAAAAATATAAATTCTTCCAGGGCTCGGAAAGAATATATATCTTACAGCGAGTATTTCAAGTTTTTTGTTCAAGCGCCGGCGGTAATAGCAGTAGTGAAAAAACCGTATGAAACTCTTAGCATAAGAATAATGAAAAGATACAATATTCCGTTTAAATCAAATTCGGATATTCAGGGTGTCTCGGCTGCAGTTCAAAACCTGTTACTTATGGCGCATGTTTTGGGGTATGGCGCTTGCTGGATGACCGGACCTTTGATTGCACGCGAAAAGATTGAAGATATCCTGAAAATTGACAAGGAAAATGAATTAGCCGCTTTTATTCCTGTGGGAAAATACAAAAAATCGCCCGCGGCAACGCCAAGGAAAAATATAAAAGAAATATATAGTTTTGTTCGCTAA
- a CDS encoding biotin--[acetyl-CoA-carboxylase] ligase produces MIKKAALNNYEKDLINSKSLKEIIPYFAGKKIHYFLRTNSTQDTAKGLADTGEKEGTVVLAERQSYGRGRFSRNWFSPRGGLWFSIILYPKISPEKNLQFSLITAISLCETLGKMFNIKPLIKWPNDIIYNEKKLGGILVESALISNRVKWTIIGAGLNVNNVLSAGIRKKAVSLKSILRYRINRTKLLAEILKNYYFNYKIFKIKGFKYFRTKFQRYSFLNNKNIKVEEGGRIYSGVVKEIDENGFLWIRLKNKIIRKILAGTILKYE; encoded by the coding sequence ATGATAAAAAAAGCGGCTCTAAATAATTACGAAAAAGATCTTATTAATTCAAAAAGTCTAAAGGAAATAATACCATATTTTGCCGGGAAAAAAATACATTATTTTCTGCGCACAAATTCAACGCAGGATACAGCCAAAGGCCTTGCGGACACAGGAGAAAAAGAAGGAACAGTAGTTTTAGCAGAAAGACAATCTTACGGGCGCGGAAGGTTTAGCAGAAACTGGTTTTCTCCGAGAGGCGGATTGTGGTTTTCAATTATACTTTATCCAAAAATCAGCCCGGAAAAAAATCTGCAATTCAGTTTAATTACTGCAATTTCATTGTGCGAAACACTGGGAAAAATGTTTAATATAAAACCTCTAATAAAATGGCCTAACGACATTATTTACAATGAAAAAAAGCTTGGAGGAATACTGGTTGAAAGCGCCTTAATTTCTAACAGAGTGAAATGGACAATTATTGGGGCCGGCTTGAATGTAAATAATGTTTTATCAGCAGGAATTAGAAAGAAGGCGGTATCATTAAAAAGTATTTTGAGATATAGAATAAACAGAACAAAACTTTTAGCTGAAATATTAAAAAATTATTATTTTAATTATAAAATATTTAAAATAAAAGGATTTAAATATTTTAGAACCAAATTTCAAAGATATTCATTTTTGAATAACAAAAATATTAAAGTTGAAGAAGGAGGGCGTATATATTCAGGTGTAGTTAAGGAAATAGACGAGAACGGCTTTTTATGGATAAGATTGAAGAATAAAATTATCAGAAAAATATTAGCCGGAACAATATTAAAATATGAGTAG